The DNA sequence AGACTTCCTGTATGTGAAGCAGGCATTCGAATCGAAGGAGTCGATTCTGAATTATTTAGCCGATGATTATTTTGAGCGAGGGTTTGTAACGAGTGACTTCAAAAAGACACTGTTTGAAAGAGAAGAGTTGGGCAGTACGGGATTGAAGACGGGTGTCGCCATTCCCCATGCTGAACCACAAACGGTTATCCGAACCAAGGTCACGTTTATGGCTTTGGAATCACCTATCAAGTGGGGAATGAGCCGAGTCCAATTGGTGGTCTTATTGGCAATAGCTGAGGAAGACATGACAGAAGCAAAAGAATTGATTGCATCGATTTATGATCTTTTTAACTCTCCGGAGGAAATAAATTGGGTTGTAGAAAGTAAGAACAAAGAGGAGTTGTACGAGCGGCTTCTGAGAGGAGGAACGGGGCATGTTTTTTAACCATCAGATTGCGTTGTTAAAAAAGAATGTGTCTTCTAAGGAAGTTGCATTTCAAATGTTAGCAGACGAATTATCGGAAAACAATTGTGTCAATCAAGATTTTTTAGCCAATATCATCAAACGGGAAGAAGTTTTTCCCACAGGTTTGGAAATTAACGGTATTGGGGTAGCTATCCCCCATACAGACAGTGAATATGTTAAAGAATCCCAGGTGGGGTTCATGTCTCTGGAGAAACCATTGTCGTTCTTAGAAATGGGAACGAATGACAAAGAGGTTTCCGTATCGCTGCTATTTATGCTGGCGCTGAAAGAGCCTCATGAACAGTTGGAAATGTTGCAACGTTTGATTGAAATGTTCCAACAAGAAGGTGTTTTGGAATTATTGATGAAAGTTGATCAGAAGGAAGAGTATCAAGAAATCATTCAAAAATATGGATTAAGCTAGGAGGAAAAGAAATGTTAGATGCATTGCAATGGTTTGTGGATTTGGGATCAATCGTTGTCTTACCGATTTTGATTTTCATTTTTGGTGTGGTATTGGGAACGAAGCCAGGAAAAGCACTCACGTCAGCTCTGATGGTAGGGGTTGGATTTGTAGGATTGAACTTGGTGATCGATCTATTGGGTAACAGCTTAGGACCGGCGGCTCAACAAATGGTGGAGCGCTTTGGTCTGACGCTGACTACAATCGATGTGGGGTGGCCGGCTGCGGCTGCTATATCCTATGGGACGATTCTGGGGAGTCTGGCTATTCCGATAGGTGTTGCCGTCAATGTCATCCTGATTATCGTTGGGTTAACGAAAACATTGAACGTGGACATTTGGAATATCTGGCATGCAGCCTTTATTGCTTCATTGGTGTATGCGTTGACAGATAACTTTGCGATGGGAATTGCCGCAACAGTCATTTACTTGATGATGATTTTGTTGATGGGGGATATCTTGGGGCCAGTCGTCAATAAGTTCTATGGCTTCCCGAACATCACTTTTCCGCACGGAACCGCAGCACCAGGATTTGTTTTTGCACTTCCTATGAACTGGTTATTCGACAGAATTCCAGGGATTAAAGATTGGAAGGCCGATCCCGAAACGATTCAAAATAAATTTGGTGTTTTCGGTGATTCAACCGTTATGGGCTTTATGATCGGCTTAGTCATCGGAGTTTTGGCTGGATATGATGTAGCTGGAACCGGTCAATTGGCTGTTAAGACGGGCGCTGTCATGGTCATCATGCCAAAAATGGTCTCATTGTTGATGGAAGGGTTGACGCCTATTTCTGAAGCAGCGAATGAATTCGTAAGAAAACGCTTCCCGGGCCGTGAATTGTATATTGGTATGGATGCTGCTTTGTCAGTAGGCCATCCGGCTGTGTTATCTTCTTCCTTGCTGTTGGTGCCGATCACTATCTTGTTGTCAGTCATCTTGCCTGGAAACACAACTTTACCGTTCGGAGATTTGGCAACGATTCCGTTCCTGATCTGTCTGATGGCGGCTGTGTTTAATGGAAACATCATTCGTACGGTGATTGCAGGTTCTCTTTACATGGTCAGCATTTTGTACATCACATCTTGGGTAGCGCCATTAGTAACAGCCTCTGCACAGGCAGCCAACTTTGATCTGCAAGGAAATGCCATGATTACTGCCTTGGCCGAAGGTGGCTTATGGACAACCTGGATGTACGTTGGTTTAACTAAAGTGTTGAGCTGGGGCGGTTTGGCTCTAATCGGCACGGTAGTACTTATGGGATTAGTGTACGTCAATAAAATCATGCCTAATAGGCAAGTAGCGAAAGCAACCAAATAGGAGGAATTCAAAATGAAAAAATTATTGATCATGTGCGGTACAGGTGTAGCGACATCAACCATC is a window from the Trichococcus shcherbakoviae genome containing:
- a CDS encoding PTS transporter subunit IIC, with amino-acid sequence MLDALQWFVDLGSIVVLPILIFIFGVVLGTKPGKALTSALMVGVGFVGLNLVIDLLGNSLGPAAQQMVERFGLTLTTIDVGWPAAAAISYGTILGSLAIPIGVAVNVILIIVGLTKTLNVDIWNIWHAAFIASLVYALTDNFAMGIAATVIYLMMILLMGDILGPVVNKFYGFPNITFPHGTAAPGFVFALPMNWLFDRIPGIKDWKADPETIQNKFGVFGDSTVMGFMIGLVIGVLAGYDVAGTGQLAVKTGAVMVIMPKMVSLLMEGLTPISEAANEFVRKRFPGRELYIGMDAALSVGHPAVLSSSLLLVPITILLSVILPGNTTLPFGDLATIPFLICLMAAVFNGNIIRTVIAGSLYMVSILYITSWVAPLVTASAQAANFDLQGNAMITALAEGGLWTTWMYVGLTKVLSWGGLALIGTVVLMGLVYVNKIMPNRQVAKATK
- a CDS encoding PTS sugar transporter subunit IIA, yielding MFFNHQIALLKKNVSSKEVAFQMLADELSENNCVNQDFLANIIKREEVFPTGLEINGIGVAIPHTDSEYVKESQVGFMSLEKPLSFLEMGTNDKEVSVSLLFMLALKEPHEQLEMLQRLIEMFQQEGVLELLMKVDQKEEYQEIIQKYGLS